From the Daucus carota subsp. sativus chromosome 8, DH1 v3.0, whole genome shotgun sequence genome, one window contains:
- the LOC108199299 gene encoding pyruvate kinase, cytosolic isozyme codes for MSNIDIVGILKDLPNDGHVPKTKIVCTLGPASRSVPMLEKLLRAGMNVARFNFSHGTHEYHQETLNNLKIAMHNTEIMCAVMLDTKGPEIRTGFLRDEKPIQLKEGQEITISTDYSIKGDEKTISMSYKKLPVDLKPGNTILCADGTITFTVLSCDPAAGTVKCRCENTAMLGERKNVNLPGVVVDLPTLTEKDKEDIMDWGVPNNIDMIALSFVRKGSDLVNVRKLLGPHAKHIQLMSKVENQEGVVNFDEILRETDSFMVARGDLGMEIPVEKIFLAQKMMIYKCNLAGKPVVTATQMLESMIKSPRPTRAEATDVANAVLDGTDCVMLSGESAAGAYPETAVKIMARICIEAESSLDYRTIFKEMIRATPLPMSPLESLASSAVRTANKSHAKLIVVLTRGGSTAKLVAKYRPAVPIISVVVPELTTDSFEWSCSAETPARQSLVHRGLIPLLAEGSSKATDTESTDVILQAALKSATKKGLCKLGDAIVALHRIGSASVIKICVVN; via the exons ATGTCAAACATAGATATTGTAGGGATCTTGAAGGATCTTCCCAATGATGGTCATGTTCCAAAGACGAAAATTGTGTGCACCCTTGGCCCGGCCTCGCGATCTGTACCGATGCTTGAGAAGCTTTTGAGGGCAGGGATGAATGTTGCGAGATTTAATTTCTCTCATGGGACACATGAGTATCACCAGGAGACCTTGAACAATCTCAAGATTGCTATGCATAATACTGAGATCATGTGTGCTGTGATGCTCGACACAAAG GGACCTGAGATTCGAACTGGTTTTCTGCGTGATGAAAAACCTATTCAACTGAAGGAGGGACAAGAAATCACAATAAGCACTGATTACAGCATAAAGGGTGATGAGAAAACTATCTCCATGAGCTACAAAAAATTGCCGGTGGATCTCAAGCCTGGAAACACTATCTTGTGTGCAGATGGCACCATCACCTTTACTGTGTTGTCATGTGATCCAGCTGCCGGGACAGTTAAATGCCGTTGTGAAAATACTGCTATGCTAGGTGAGAGGAAGAATGTTAATCTTCCTGGAGTTGTGGTGGATCTCCCCACACTGACAGAGAAAGACAAGGAAGATATCATGGATTGGGGTGTTCCCAACAATATCGATATGATTGCTCTCTCATTTGTCCGCAAGGGTTCAGACCTTGTTAATGTCCGTAAGTTACTTGGACCTCATGCCAAGCATATACAGTTGATGTCAAAG GTTGAGAATCAAGAGGGAGTTGTCAACTTTGATGAGATCTTACGGGAGACTGACTCATTCATGGTTGCCCGTGGTGATCTTGGCATGGAAATCCCAGTTGAAAAAATCTTCTTGGCGCAGAAAATGATGATTTACAAGTGCAATCTCGCTGGAAAGCCTGTAGTAACTGCAACTCAAATGCTTGAATCAATGATCAAGTCTCCACGTCCAACCCGTGCTGAGGCTACTGACGTTGCCAATGCAGTCCTAGACGGCACTGACTGTGTTATGCTTAGCGGTGAGAGTGCAGCCGGAGCCTACCCTGAGACTGCTGTAAAAATTATGGCCCGAATTTGTATCGAAGCAGAGTCATCGTTGGACTACAGGACTATATTCAAAGAAATGATAAGAGCAACTCCTCTGCCAATGAGCCCCCTGGAGAGTCTCGCATCTTCAGCTGTTCGTACAGCAAACAAATCACACGCAAAACTCATCGTTGTGCTGACTCGTGGTGGTTCTACAGCGAAACTAGTTGCCAAGTACAGACCCGCAGTCCCTATCATATCAGTTGTTGTCCCGGAGCTGACAACAGACTCATTTGAATGGAGCTGCAGTGCAGAAACTCCGGCAAGGCAGAGTCTGGTTCACCGGGGCTTGATTCCCCTCCTCGCAGAAGGATCTTCGAAAGCTACTGATACAGAGTCGACTGATGTGATACTGCAAGCTGCTTTAAAGTCTGCAACAAAGAAAGGCTTGTGCAAGCTTGGTGATGCTATTGTGGCTCTTCATCGTATCGGGTCTGCTTCTGTCATTAAGATATGTGTGGTGAACTAA